From the Pedobacter cryoconitis genome, one window contains:
- a CDS encoding CHASE3 domain-containing protein, which yields MRKNYKNAKRNLIFGFGASLFVLLLSSVISYLSILQLLDSQQWVEHTSQVSSSLENLISRMKDAETGQRGYLLTGEETFLEPYTGSKDDVFNFYNTAQQLTSDNKSQQNDFPLLKRLINEKFNIIERTITDKKQGRSSTISTLVRGKAIMDSARIVIKTMNDREVKLMVIRNAKMNKFASLTPIFIGFAALIALLMTLFFYRKIQKNNSMAEKLEMELSEQKKTMERQIDKISDVAEKISKGDYSVRIDKRDLL from the coding sequence TTTGGCGCCAGTCTATTTGTTTTGTTATTGAGTTCAGTAATTTCTTATTTAAGTATTTTGCAATTGCTGGATAGCCAGCAATGGGTAGAACATACCTCACAGGTCAGCTCATCTCTGGAAAACTTGATTTCAAGGATGAAGGATGCCGAAACAGGACAGCGTGGGTATTTATTAACAGGTGAAGAGACATTTTTGGAACCCTATACTGGTTCAAAGGATGACGTTTTCAACTTTTATAACACTGCTCAACAGTTAACCAGTGATAACAAATCACAGCAAAATGATTTCCCGCTCCTTAAAAGATTAATTAATGAGAAGTTTAACATCATCGAAAGAACAATCACAGACAAAAAGCAAGGTCGTTCATCTACGATCAGCACTTTGGTCAGGGGAAAGGCTATCATGGATTCTGCCAGAATTGTCATAAAGACAATGAATGATCGTGAAGTTAAACTTATGGTTATACGCAATGCAAAAATGAACAAGTTTGCGTCATTGACACCGATTTTTATAGGGTTTGCTGCTCTGATTGCTTTGCTAATGACACTTTTTTTTTACAGGAAAATCCAGAAGAATAATTCAATGGCTGAAAAGCTTGAGATGGAGTTGTCAGAACAAAAAAAAACGATGGAGAGGCAAATTGATAAGATTTCGGATGTGGCAGAAAAAATTTCTAAAGGGGACTATTCTGTACGTATAGATAAGCGGGATCTCCTTTAA
- a CDS encoding DUF4385 domain-containing protein: MTKQRKPSYLNFEKESYPWKPDIDYRGTPEAYQVGKGEQGVLICEPYKTEIGRHWRFKTPDIATKSSEEIFKLFQEYLIKNDFVGADMARKFLQMGYTRARRYANYKSGKKYDKENDYAQLERGTGEIEKAASAAIFYTKWKAAEADTSYAKMKTAWKKERG, encoded by the coding sequence ATGACTAAGCAACGAAAACCCTCTTATCTTAATTTTGAGAAGGAAAGTTATCCGTGGAAACCGGACATAGACTATCGGGGAACCCCAGAAGCCTACCAGGTGGGAAAAGGAGAACAAGGAGTATTAATCTGCGAGCCCTACAAAACAGAAATAGGAAGACACTGGCGATTTAAAACGCCTGACATAGCTACTAAAAGCAGTGAGGAAATATTTAAACTTTTCCAGGAATACTTAATTAAAAACGATTTCGTAGGCGCTGACATGGCAAGAAAATTCCTGCAAATGGGCTACACCCGTGCCAGACGTTATGCGAATTACAAAAGTGGAAAAAAATACGACAAAGAAAATGATTATGCCCAGCTTGAACGGGGAACGGGGGAAATAGAAAAAGCAGCATCAGCAGCCATCTTTTATACAAAATGGAAAGCTGCTGAAGCCGATACCAGCTATGCTAAAATGAAAACAGCGTGGAAGAAAGAGCGGGGTTAG
- a CDS encoding type 1 glutamine amidotransferase domain-containing protein: MGQLNNRNIAVLSESGFEETELTSPVERLKQEGATVHIISSKSGKIQAMKGDHEWTIEVNVDKTIAEANPENYDGLLIPGGVLNPDALRKNDQAVAFVKAFFSAGKPVAAICHGPQVLITAEVVKGRKMTSTKTIKIDLVNAGAHWEDEEVIVDEGLVTSRSPEDLPAFNDKMVEEFAEGVHEEQHS, encoded by the coding sequence ATGGGACAATTAAATAATCGAAATATCGCCGTTTTATCTGAAAGCGGTTTTGAAGAAACAGAATTGACCAGTCCGGTTGAAAGATTAAAACAAGAAGGTGCCACAGTTCATATCATCTCTTCCAAATCAGGAAAAATTCAAGCTATGAAAGGTGATCATGAGTGGACTATTGAAGTCAATGTCGACAAAACGATCGCCGAAGCTAATCCAGAAAACTACGATGGGTTACTTATCCCTGGCGGAGTATTAAATCCTGATGCCTTAAGAAAAAATGATCAGGCAGTTGCATTTGTTAAAGCTTTTTTTAGTGCAGGGAAACCTGTAGCAGCTATTTGCCATGGTCCCCAGGTTTTGATAACCGCCGAAGTAGTCAAAGGCAGAAAGATGACTTCTACGAAAACTATAAAAATTGACCTGGTCAATGCAGGTGCGCATTGGGAGGATGAGGAAGTAATTGTTGATGAGGGACTTGTGACCAGCCGGAGCCCGGAAGATCTTCCTGCATTTAACGATAAGATGGTCGAAGAATTTGCTGAAGGGGTCCACGAAGAGCAACATTCCTGA
- a CDS encoding GNAT family N-acetyltransferase yields MIDFEKDYILENERVLLRPLKAEDFDALLEYATNEPETWDFNAFGASGGENLKAYITTALTHRAGKTEYPFIVVDKTDNKIVGSTRFYMINSITNTLELGYTWYGKKYRGTSINKNCKYLLLEFAFDVLNVERVGFRANNLNKRSINAMKSIGCVEEGVLRNRSIDGKGQRMDVIVLSIIKQEWFESVKQTLFNLSTTSC; encoded by the coding sequence ATGATAGACTTTGAGAAAGATTATATTTTAGAAAACGAGCGCGTTCTGTTGCGGCCATTAAAGGCAGAAGATTTTGATGCTTTACTGGAGTATGCTACAAACGAACCGGAAACTTGGGATTTTAATGCATTTGGTGCAAGTGGTGGTGAGAACTTAAAAGCATATATCACTACTGCTTTAACCCATAGAGCCGGAAAAACTGAATATCCATTTATTGTTGTGGACAAAACAGACAATAAAATTGTTGGGAGCACGCGTTTTTATATGATAAATTCTATAACGAATACCCTTGAATTGGGTTATACGTGGTATGGAAAGAAATATCGGGGGACCAGTATCAATAAAAATTGTAAATATTTGCTTTTAGAGTTTGCATTTGATGTTTTAAATGTTGAAAGGGTAGGGTTCCGTGCTAATAATTTAAATAAACGGAGTATAAATGCAATGAAAAGTATAGGCTGTGTAGAAGAGGGTGTTTTAAGGAACAGATCAATAGATGGAAAGGGGCAGAGAATGGATGTAATCGTGCTTAGTATAATTAAACAAGAATGGTTTGAATCAGTTAAACAAACCTTATTCAATCTTAGCACTACAAGTTGCTAA
- a CDS encoding GNAT family N-acetyltransferase, whose translation MDFNIKKATLEDLDIAANLFNQYRVFYRQQPDYEKCKQFIQDRLTQEQSHIFLIYAEGKAAGFVQLYELYHYAKLEKQWLLSDLFVHPDYRGKGLSIALIDQSKQRCDETGACGLMLETEKTNDIGNKLYPRCGFEYDGLHNYYYWWK comes from the coding sequence ATGGATTTCAATATTAAAAAAGCAACACTTGAAGATTTGGACATAGCAGCAAATCTGTTTAACCAATATCGGGTTTTTTACAGGCAGCAACCAGATTATGAAAAATGTAAACAATTTATACAAGACCGTTTAACTCAGGAGCAGTCCCACATCTTTTTAATCTATGCAGAAGGTAAGGCTGCTGGTTTTGTTCAGTTATATGAACTCTACCACTATGCTAAACTAGAAAAGCAATGGCTGTTAAGCGATCTGTTTGTTCATCCGGATTACAGAGGCAAAGGACTTTCGATAGCTTTAATTGACCAAAGCAAGCAACGGTGCGATGAAACAGGTGCTTGCGGACTGATGTTGGAAACCGAAAAGACGAACGACATCGGTAACAAACTTTATCCGCGTTGTGGTTTTGAGTATGACGGGTTACATAACTATTATTATTGGTGGAAATAA
- a CDS encoding PLP-dependent aminotransferase family protein, which produces MLPYEHVIFIEKESKISVYRQIAISIINAIRNGTLKPGTHLPGSRELSKTLGVHRKTVIAAYQELEAQDWIVVFPRKYVAVSTCIPLLKPRSWSPANQLKAYKNELSIPFRVVEESSEVMPAPDFMINDGRPDVRISPINDLLKTYRTLTYRKHAIKDAHIGTAQGTLKLREQLVTYLSETRGLNISTDNLLITHGAQMSIYLASQLLLDSSASIITGKPNYQIANRTFKETGAKIIEVNVDDNGIDVTAIEKICRKKNIRAVYVIPHHHYPTTVTLSVERRMKLLALSQQFSFAIIEDDYDYDYHYTSSPYLPLASAGHSGNVIYIGSFSKMLDPSLRVGFMVAPKNFIAQCTALRSIIDVGGDGYMQNALAILIKEGELKRHLKKAKKIYHHRRDFLDALLKEKLHPYISYTLPTGGMAIYIKLLPKYRVNGLKELHLLRIVKVYQGQNAFRFGFASMNEEELKTAVDTLENTLERNKFS; this is translated from the coding sequence ATGTTACCATATGAACATGTCATTTTCATAGAAAAAGAAAGTAAAATTTCCGTTTACAGACAAATAGCCATATCCATAATTAATGCGATCAGAAATGGGACATTAAAACCCGGAACACATTTGCCTGGCAGTCGTGAATTATCGAAAACTCTGGGTGTACACCGTAAGACAGTAATTGCTGCCTATCAGGAACTGGAAGCTCAGGATTGGATTGTTGTTTTTCCCCGGAAATATGTTGCCGTATCAACGTGTATTCCTTTGTTAAAGCCTCGCAGTTGGAGCCCTGCAAACCAGTTAAAAGCTTACAAGAATGAATTAAGCATACCTTTTAGAGTTGTTGAAGAAAGCAGTGAAGTCATGCCTGCCCCCGACTTCATGATCAATGACGGCCGGCCCGATGTAAGAATTTCTCCTATAAACGATCTGCTAAAAACTTACCGGACACTTACTTACCGTAAACACGCGATAAAAGATGCGCATATAGGAACCGCGCAAGGGACCTTAAAGTTAAGAGAGCAGCTCGTAACTTATTTGTCGGAAACAAGGGGGTTGAACATATCAACAGATAATCTGCTGATTACTCATGGGGCACAAATGAGTATTTATCTGGCTTCCCAACTGCTTTTAGACAGTTCTGCGAGCATTATTACAGGCAAACCCAACTATCAGATTGCAAACCGGACTTTTAAAGAAACAGGAGCAAAAATAATTGAAGTAAATGTTGACGATAATGGTATTGATGTAACAGCTATTGAAAAAATATGCAGGAAGAAAAATATCCGTGCCGTGTATGTAATTCCGCATCATCATTATCCCACAACAGTGACATTAAGCGTGGAAAGAAGAATGAAATTGCTGGCACTTTCTCAGCAATTTTCTTTTGCCATCATTGAAGACGATTATGATTACGATTATCATTATACTTCATCCCCCTATCTGCCTTTGGCAAGTGCCGGACATAGTGGAAATGTAATATATATTGGTTCATTCTCCAAAATGTTAGATCCATCGCTAAGAGTTGGATTTATGGTTGCACCAAAAAACTTTATAGCGCAATGCACAGCCTTACGAAGTATTATTGATGTGGGAGGTGATGGTTATATGCAAAATGCACTGGCAATTCTGATCAAAGAGGGTGAATTGAAAAGGCATCTTAAAAAAGCCAAAAAGATTTATCATCACCGCAGAGATTTTTTGGATGCCTTACTAAAAGAGAAATTACATCCATACATTTCTTATACGCTACCGACGGGTGGAATGGCAATTTATATCAAGTTATTACCAAAATACCGTGTTAACGGGTTAAAGGAACTACACCTGCTAAGAATTGTAAAAGTTTACCAGGGACAAAATGCATTTCGCTTCGGTTTTGCTTCTATGAACGAGGAAGAATTGAAAACTGCGGTTGACACTTTAGAGAATACCCTGGAAAGGAATAAATTTTCTTAA
- a CDS encoding chemotaxis protein CheB, which yields MTKSFFTVAIGASAGGLSPLIDFFDHIPININCAFVVITHLKRDHRSSLDELLSKHTSLPLIRMEKDMQLEVGNIYLLIENTAVKITNGYLKVEARDDKVANSSVNIFFKSLADDCGEMGIGIILSGGGYDGLEGAKRINERGGKVMVQDPSTAEIQGMPLSIIDFDHPVAVLKPADLAKKLIHMCAPPANKQTAE from the coding sequence ATGACCAAATCATTTTTCACAGTAGCTATAGGTGCTTCCGCAGGAGGTTTGTCTCCTTTAATTGATTTTTTTGACCATATCCCTATCAACATAAATTGTGCTTTCGTTGTAATTACCCATCTAAAGCGTGACCATCGGAGTTCACTAGATGAGCTTTTATCAAAGCATACTTCCCTGCCTTTAATAAGAATGGAAAAAGATATGCAATTGGAGGTGGGAAATATCTATTTGCTTATTGAGAATACAGCAGTAAAGATAACAAATGGATATCTTAAAGTGGAAGCCAGAGATGATAAGGTTGCAAATTCTAGTGTGAATATATTTTTCAAATCTCTTGCCGATGATTGTGGGGAAATGGGGATTGGCATAATTTTATCAGGTGGTGGATATGACGGGCTTGAAGGTGCAAAAAGAATCAATGAAAGAGGTGGAAAGGTAATGGTACAAGACCCAAGTACGGCCGAAATACAAGGAATGCCACTATCAATCATCGATTTCGATCATCCTGTAGCCGTACTCAAACCAGCTGATTTAGCCAAAAAATTAATTCATATGTGTGCTCCGCCTGCTAATAAACAGACTGCTGAATAA